One genomic window of Oncorhynchus clarkii lewisi isolate Uvic-CL-2024 chromosome 5, UVic_Ocla_1.0, whole genome shotgun sequence includes the following:
- the LOC139410137 gene encoding nuclear receptor 2C2-associated protein-like: MASSLICCETQSRVSSVLNRDVKQFGKKYMFDSNEETCWNSDQGDSQWVTLEFPQPVRVSELKVQFQGGFSGKTCRLEGSPKAGELAKITHFYPEDNSSLQSFPIQEAHMVHRLKIVFENSADFFGRIIVYSLDVLGERAL; this comes from the exons ATGGCGTCTTCATTGATTTGCTGTGAAACACAGAGCAG agTAAGCTCGGTTTTAAACAGAGATGTCAAGCAATTTGGGAAGAAGTACATGTTTGACTCAAATGAAGAAACTTGCTGGAACTCTGACCAG GGTGATTCTCAGTGGGTTACTCTTGAATTCCCACAGCCAGTCAGAGTGTCTGAATTAAAGGTGCAGTTCCAAGGAGGCTTTTCAGGAAAAACATGCAGATTGGAAg GAAGCCCAAAAGCTGGAGAATTGGCAAAAATCACACATTTCTACCCTGAAGACAACAGCTCACTACAA AGCTTTCCCATTCAGGAGGCCCACATGGTGCACAGGCTAAAAATAGTGTTTGAGAACAGTGCTGACTTTTTTGGGCGAATAATTGTTTACTCCTTGGATGTCCTGGGGGAAAGAGCTTTGTGA